From Timaviella obliquedivisa GSE-PSE-MK23-08B:
CTGCTCATCAGACGATGAGGTTCTAGTATCAAAATCTTTGGGGTTGGAAGGTGTCACGATAGGATTCCCACAATGATAGCTCAGGCAGAGTTAAGAATTGCCCTGCCTAAATTCTTCTAAAAACTGAGCATTACCAATTTCATACTCTCAACATCTAGCTTGATTAAGAGGTTGTCTGAGAAGTCTAGGTTGCTTCCAATCCGCCCCCTAAATCCCCCATCTTGGGGGACTTTGAGGAAGGAGTGGCTCGGAAGTCCCCCAAAATGGGGGGTTGGGGGGCGAGTGTAAGAATCTTTGATACTTCTCAGACATCCTCTAAGAGCAACTTACTCACTTAAGAACGACTTTTGGAATGACGGACATCTGCCCCTTCATCCACCACAGGTCGCCCTTGAGTATCTAGGTTTAGCTCCTCACGGCGCAGCGTTTCTTCAGCATTGACTGTTTCGTGATCAACTTCTTTTCTAACGCTAACTTCTTCCCGCACAAATGCTTCTTTATGAATGTCTGCCGCTTCTTCATAAACCTCTACTCGTGCTACTTCCCCTTCCTGGAAAGCTGTCCCATCCGGTGTAACGGCTGCGTCAAGATCAGTAGGTGTCGTGCGTTCAACTACCACACGTTCTTTTTCAAGAGGAACAGAAACTTTAGCATTCTCGGTTTCTACCCGTTTACCCACTACAACTTCACCCGTTTTAGAACGGGTCTTGTTGGCGATTAGTCGCTCTTCGTACAATCGCAAATTTTGATGGGCGCGATCGTCCAAATTGTATAGTGCTGGATCACGGTCATAGGCGTAGGTATCACGGTCATAATCTCGAGAGGTGGAAGCATTATCTGCATTCTCTCCTGTGCCCATGGGACGATACACACCACGCACTTGCTCCTCGTGCTCATAATCCACAGGCATAGTGCCATCATACGAGGGCAGAGCCTCGACTTGGGTACGAGTCAAACCATCAACTGCAATGCGACGATTTGAATAATCAACTCGAGAACGACCGATCGGTAGTAAGACTTTCTTACCTAAAATCCAAACACCTGTATTAACAATTAAGTAACGAATTTTGCCTGTATCATCCACTAATACATCATCGATCGAACCAACCTTATCTGATTTGGCGTAAACGTCATAACCAATAATATCTTGATCTTGGTTTTCAAAGTGAGCCCGATAGTCAGGGTCAAAATCTCGAATCTTATGAAGTGGCATAATTTTCCTCTACAGCGACTTTTCCTCTACAGCGACTAAAGTATTTCTATCGCTTTACTTAAAATCTACATGCTTAGTTAGAGAGGTTCATCCTCCCCAAGTACGATTGAGCCTGTGCCGAGAGAAGTACCCTGTTTTGCTCAGTAATAACCTGATAGCGCTACCTTTCTTCCAATCATTTAACGCGGGATGATTAGCTTGTATGGCTACCTAAAGAGAGTTGACAGCCTTCTAGCAGCATCCTAGATTGAAAGTAAAGATGTAAACTTTACTTAAGAGTCTATGTAAATAAAAAGGACCTGTACTCTCAAAACCTATGGACTATGTATTTAGGCAGAACCGATT
This genomic window contains:
- a CDS encoding DUF2382 domain-containing protein, translating into MPLHKIRDFDPDYRAHFENQDQDIIGYDVYAKSDKVGSIDDVLVDDTGKIRYLIVNTGVWILGKKVLLPIGRSRVDYSNRRIAVDGLTRTQVEALPSYDGTMPVDYEHEEQVRGVYRPMGTGENADNASTSRDYDRDTYAYDRDPALYNLDDRAHQNLRLYEERLIANKTRSKTGEVVVGKRVETENAKVSVPLEKERVVVERTTPTDLDAAVTPDGTAFQEGEVARVEVYEEAADIHKEAFVREEVSVRKEVDHETVNAEETLRREELNLDTQGRPVVDEGADVRHSKSRS